The genomic interval GCGTCGCACCGGTGTTGAGCAGCGCGAAGCAGCCAGTGCCGTAGGTCGACTTGATCATGCCCGGGGTGAAGCAAGCCTGGCCGATGGTCGCCGCCTGCTGGTCGCCAGCGATGCCGCGGATGGTGATCGAACCGCCGAACAGCTCCGGCACGCTGTCGCCGAAATGCGCCGAGGAGTCCTTCACCTCCGGCAGCATCGAGCGCGGCACTCCGAGCAGCTTGAGCAGTTCGTCGTCCCACGCGCCGTCATGGATATTGAACAGCAGCGTGCGCGACGCATTGGTGGCGTCGGTGGCGTGGACCTTGCCGCCGGTGAGCCGCCACAGCAGATAGCAATCGACGGTGCCGAACTTCAGCTCGCCGCGTTCGGCGCGAGCCCGCGCGCCGGGCACGTTGTCGAGCAGCCAGGCAACCTTTGTGCCGGAGAAATACGGATCGATGATCAGCCCGGTCTTGGCGGTGACCATCGGCTCCAGCCCCTCGGCCTTCAGCCGGGTGCAGAACTCCGCGGTGCGGCGGTCCTGCCAGACGATGGCGCGGTGGATCGCCTGGCCAGAGACGGCATCCCACACCACCACGGTTTCGCGCTGGTTGGTGATGCCGATCGCGGCGATGTCTGCGGCGGTCGCGCCGGCCTTGTCCATCGCGGCGCGGCAGGTGGCGATGGTCGTCGCCCAGATATCCTCGGGCTCGTGCTCGACCCAGCCCGACGCCGGGAAATGCTGCGGGAATTCCTGCTGCGCGGAGGCTGCGATCGAAATGTCGGAGCGGAACAGAATCGCCCGCGACGAGGTGGTGCCCTGATCGATGGCCATGACGAAAGGCATCAGCGTTCTTCCCGGAGATGATGACGGAACGGTTTTGCCCACCCCACCCGATCGCGGTTTCGCCGTCAATATCGGCCGAAAACCGGTCCGGGACCGCTGCCGGGTTTGAACCTGGGAGCGCCGGCGGTGCACAATCAATCTGCTTCAATTGCCGACCGGGATGTGGTTTGTGCTGCCATCAACCCTCCATAGGTACCGCCTCGACTGATGGACCATTCGCTCAACATCGTCATCGTCGATGAGAACCCGGTGCGCGCCGCGATTCTCACCGAGGGCCTGCGCGAAGCCGGGATGACAGAAATCACCCATCTCGAAGGCACCACCAACCTGTTGGCGCGGATCTACCAGATCGATCCGGACGTGATCCTGATCGACCTCGAGAACCCGAGCCGCGACATGCTGGAGCAGATGTTCCAGGTCAGCCGCATCGTGAAGCGGCCGATCGCGATGTTCGTCGACCAGAGCGACACCGCCTCGATCCAGGCTTCGGTCGATGCCGGCGTGTCCGCCTACATCGTCGACGGGCTGAAGAAGGAGCGGATGAAGCACATCCTCGATCTGTGCATCTCGCGCTTCAACGCCTTCGCCAAGCTCGAGACCGAGCTGAGCAACGCCCGCTCGGCGCTGGAGGACCGGAAGGTGATCGACCGCGCCAAGGGCATCCTGATGAAGGCCAAGGGCCTGACCGAGGAGCAGGCCTACGTGCTGCTGCGGACCACCGCGATGAACGAGAAGAAGAAGATCGCCGAGATCGCCCAGTCGGTGATCACGGCTTCGGAGATGCTGAAATGATGCGTCGCGCCATCAACACCATCCTCTCCGCGCGTCATGGCCGGGCTCGTCCCGGCCATCCACGCCTTTCTCGCGTT from Rhodopseudomonas palustris carries:
- a CDS encoding ANTAR domain-containing response regulator produces the protein MDHSLNIVIVDENPVRAAILTEGLREAGMTEITHLEGTTNLLARIYQIDPDVILIDLENPSRDMLEQMFQVSRIVKRPIAMFVDQSDTASIQASVDAGVSAYIVDGLKKERMKHILDLCISRFNAFAKLETELSNARSALEDRKVIDRAKGILMKAKGLTEEQAYVLLRTTAMNEKKKIAEIAQSVITASEMLK
- the glpK gene encoding glycerol kinase GlpK encodes the protein MPFVMAIDQGTTSSRAILFRSDISIAASAQQEFPQHFPASGWVEHEPEDIWATTIATCRAAMDKAGATAADIAAIGITNQRETVVVWDAVSGQAIHRAIVWQDRRTAEFCTRLKAEGLEPMVTAKTGLIIDPYFSGTKVAWLLDNVPGARARAERGELKFGTVDCYLLWRLTGGKVHATDATNASRTLLFNIHDGAWDDELLKLLGVPRSMLPEVKDSSAHFGDSVPELFGGSITIRGIAGDQQAATIGQACFTPGMIKSTYGTGCFALLNTGATPVKSNNKLLTTVAYQLDGKRTYALEGSIFVAGSAVQWLRDGLGVIKHASETGPLADKSDSAQSVYLVPAFVGMGAPYWNPRVRGALFGLTRNTGPAELAHAALESVCYQTFDLWAAMRADWPDADAATTVLRVDGGMTASDWTMQRLADLLDAPVDRPVIQETTALGAAYLAGLSAGVFPEPQKFADNWRLDHRFRPAMSAATRERKLAGWARAVKGLLATDEGE